Proteins encoded in a region of the Raphanus sativus cultivar WK10039 chromosome 8, ASM80110v3, whole genome shotgun sequence genome:
- the LOC108820777 gene encoding 1-aminocyclopropane-1-carboxylate oxidase homolog 6-like, producing the protein METKDFDTYSERKAFDETKEGVKGLVDAHVTEIPRIFRLPQDFLSDKKPSVSSSDPAIPIIDFADVHVSREHIVEKIKDAAGNWGFFQVINHDVPLTVLEEIQEGVRRFFEQDPEVKKAYFTRDAAKTFVYNSNFDLYGSSLCVGWRDSFACYMSPDPPNPEELPVVCRDAMIEHTKHIKSLGVLLFELLSEALGLSSDKLKSMDCMKGFLMICHYYPPCPQPDLTIGTNNHSDNSFLTVLLQDQVGGLQIHHQDHWVDVTPIPGALVINIGDFLQLITNDKFISAEHRVLSNRNETRISVASFFSTSMLPNATVYGPIKELLSEKNPPKYREFTLEEYTKGYFKKGLDGTSYLSNFKI; encoded by the exons CGTCGATGCTCATGTCACCGAGATTCCTCGCATATTCCGTCTCCCTCAAGACTTCTTATCCGATAAGAAACCTTCTGTTTCCTCCTCTGATCCCGCAATCCCTATCATCGACTTTGCAGACGTCCACGTCTCGCGTGAACATATCGTTGAGAAGATCAAAGACGCTGCAGGGAACTGGGGTTTTTTCCAGGTGATCAATCATGACGTTCCTTTAACCGTTCTTGAAGAGATTCAAGAAGGAGTTCGAAGGTTCTTTGAGCAAGATCCCGAGGTTAAGAAAGCTTACTTCACTCGGGACGCCGCCAAGACATTTGTATACAATAGTAACTTTGATCTGTATGGCTCTTCTTTATGCGTTGGCTGGAGAGACAGCTTCGCTTGTTACATGTCTCCTGATCCTCCAAATCCTGAAGAGCTCCCTGTGGTTTGCAG GGATGCTATGATCGAACACACGAAGCATATAAAGAGCTTAGGTGTCTTGCTTTTTGAACTCTTGTCGGAAGCTCTCGGTCTGAGCTCTGATAAGCTTAAGAGCATGGACTGTATGAAGGGTTTTCTTATGATATGCCACTACTACCCTCCATGTCCTCAACCTGACTTAACCATCGGCACAAATAACCATTCAGACAACTCTTTCCTCACTGTTCTtcttcaagaccaagtcggtgGCCTTCAGATTCATCATCAAGACCATTGGGTCGATGTTACACCTATTCCCGGGGCTCTTGTTATCAACATAGGAGATTTCTTGCAG CTTATAACCAACGACAAGTTCATAAGCGCAGAGCATAGGGTGCTTTCAAACAGAAATGAAACGAGGATTTCAGTAGCGAGCTTTTTCAGCACGAGTATGCTTCCGAATGCAACTGTTTATGGCCCTATCAAAGAGCTTCTCTCTGAAAAAAACCCTCCAAAATACAGAGAGTTTACTTTAGAAGAGTATACAAAAGGATACTTTAAAAAGGGCCTTGATGGAACATCTTATCTGTCCAATTTCAAGATATGA
- the LOC108818969 gene encoding cryptochrome-2 isoform X2, with protein MSTNKKTIVWFRRDLRIEDNPALAAAAHEGSVFPVFIWCPEEEGQFYPGRASRWWMKQSLAHLSQSLKALGSHLTLIKTHNTVSAILDCVRATGATKVVFNHLYDPVSLVRDHTVKEKLVERGVSVQSYNGDLLYEPWEIYCEKGKPFTSFNSYWKKCLDMSVESVVLPPPWRLVPLTAAETVWACSIEELGLENEAEKPSNALLTRAWSPGWSNADKILNEFIEKQLIDYAKNSKKVVGNSTSLLSPYLHFGEISVRRVFQCARMKQIIWTRDKNGEGEESADLFLRGIGLRDYSRYICFNFPFTHEQSLLSHLRFFPWDADVEKFKAWRQGRTGYPLVDAGMRELWATGWMHNRIRVIVSSFAVKFLLLPWKWGMKYFWDTLLDADLECDIIGWQYISGSLPDGHELDRLDNPAIQGAKYDPEGEYIRQWLPELSRLPTEWIHHPWDAPLTVLKASGVELGTNYAKPIVDIDTARELLTKAISRTREAQIMIGAAPDEIVADSFEALEAANTVKEHGLCPSSNDQQVPSDVRYNGSKRVKPVEEEEEEDEEREMKKLRGFNEVIREEEERGLFSTAESSSSSSVRSVFMVSHSCSLVSEGKNLEGIQDSSDQIATSLGKNG; from the exons ATGTCGACAAACAAAAAGACTATAGTTTGGTTCAGAAGGGACCTAAGGATCGAGGACAACCCTGCATTAGCAGCCGCTGCTCACGAAGGATCCGTTTTCCCTGTTTTCATCTGGTGTCCCGAAGAAGAAGGACAGTTTTATCCAGGAAGAGCTTCTAGATGGTGGATGAAACAATCACTTGCTCACTTGAGCCAGTCCTTGAAGGCTCTTGGTTCTCACCTCACTTTGATCAAAACCCATAACACCGTTTCAGCTATCTTGGACTGTGTTCGTGCAACCGGTGCTACTAAAGTCGTCTTTAATCACCTCTACG ATCCTGTTTCGTTGGTTAGGGACCATACCGTGAAGGAGAAGCTTGTGGAACGTGGTGTCTCTGTGCAAAGCTACAACGGTGATCTATTGTATGAGCCGTGGGAGATATACTGTGAAAAGGGCAAACCTTTTACTAGTTTTAATTCTTACTGGAAGAAGTGCTTAGACATGTCTGTTGAATCCGTTGTGCTTCCTCCTCCTTGGCGCTTGGTTCCTCTCACTGCAG CTGAAACTGTTTGGGCGTGTTCAATCGAAGAGCTAGGACTAGAAAACGAGGCCGAGAAGCCGAGCAACGCGTTGCTAACCAGAGCTTGGTCACCAGGGTGGAGCAACGCTGACAAGATACTAAACGAGTTCATCGAGAAGCAGCTCATAGACTACGCAAAGAACAGCAAGAAAGTCGTTGGGAACTCGACCTCGCTGCTCTCTCCCTATCTCCACTTCGGGGAGATAAGCGTCAGACGCGTGTTCCAATGCGCTAGGATGAAACAGATCATATGGACGAGAGACAAGAACGGCGAAGGAGAAGAGAGTGCTGATCTTTTCCTCAGAGGGATCGGTCTAAGAGACTATTCACGTTATATATGTTTCAACTTCCCTTTTACTCACGAGCAGTCTTTGCTGAGCCATCTCCGTTTCTTCCCTTGGGATGCTGATGTCGAGAAGTTCAAGGCGTGGAGGCAAGGCAGGACTGGTTATCCGTTGGTGGATGCTGGGATGAGAGAGCTTTGGGCTACTGGATGGATGCATAACAGGATAAGAGTGATTGTTTCGAGCTTTGCTGTGAAGTTTCTTCTCCTTCCGTGGAAATGGGGGATGAAGTATTTTTGGGATACTCTTTTGGATGCTGATTTGGAGTGTGACATCATTGGATGGCAGTATATCTCCGGGAGCTTGCCTGATGGCCACGAGCTTGATCGCTTGGACAATCCTGCA ATACAAGGCGCAAAGTATGACCCGGAAGGCGAGTACATAAGGCAATGGCTACCCGAGCTCTCGAGGTTGCCAACTGAAtggatccatcatccatgggaCGCTCCTTTAACCGTACTCAAAGCTTCCGGTGTGGAACTCGGAACAAACTACGCCAAACCCATCGTAGATATCGACACAGCTCGGGAGCTGCTAACAAAAGCCATATCAAGAACTCGTGAGGCACAAATCATGATAGGAGCAGCGCCTGATGAGATTGTAGCTGATAGCTTCGAGGCCCTAGAGGCTGCTAATACCGTTAAAGAACATGGTCTTTGCCCGTCTTCTAATGACCAGCAAGTACCGTCGGATGTTCGTTACAATGGGTCAAAGAGAGTGAAACccgttgaagaagaagaagaagaagatgaagagagagagatgaagaaacTTAGAGGATTCAATGAAGTtattagagaagaagaagaaaggggtTTGTTTTCTACTGctgagtcttcttcttcttcgagtgTTAGGAGTGTGTTCATGGTTTCTCATTCTTGCTCGCTGGTGTCAGAAGGGAAGAATTTGGAAGGTATTCAAGATTCTTCTGATCAGATTGCTACAAGTTTGGGGAAAAATGGTTAG
- the LOC108818969 gene encoding cryptochrome-2 isoform X1 yields the protein MSTNKKTIVWFRRDLRIEDNPALAAAAHEGSVFPVFIWCPEEEGQFYPGRASRWWMKQSLAHLSQSLKALGSHLTLIKTHNTVSAILDCVRATGATKVVFNHLYDPVSLVRDHTVKEKLVERGVSVQSYNGDLLYEPWEIYCEKGKPFTSFNSYWKKCLDMSVESVVLPPPWRLVPLTAAAETVWACSIEELGLENEAEKPSNALLTRAWSPGWSNADKILNEFIEKQLIDYAKNSKKVVGNSTSLLSPYLHFGEISVRRVFQCARMKQIIWTRDKNGEGEESADLFLRGIGLRDYSRYICFNFPFTHEQSLLSHLRFFPWDADVEKFKAWRQGRTGYPLVDAGMRELWATGWMHNRIRVIVSSFAVKFLLLPWKWGMKYFWDTLLDADLECDIIGWQYISGSLPDGHELDRLDNPAIQGAKYDPEGEYIRQWLPELSRLPTEWIHHPWDAPLTVLKASGVELGTNYAKPIVDIDTARELLTKAISRTREAQIMIGAAPDEIVADSFEALEAANTVKEHGLCPSSNDQQVPSDVRYNGSKRVKPVEEEEEEDEEREMKKLRGFNEVIREEEERGLFSTAESSSSSSVRSVFMVSHSCSLVSEGKNLEGIQDSSDQIATSLGKNG from the exons ATGTCGACAAACAAAAAGACTATAGTTTGGTTCAGAAGGGACCTAAGGATCGAGGACAACCCTGCATTAGCAGCCGCTGCTCACGAAGGATCCGTTTTCCCTGTTTTCATCTGGTGTCCCGAAGAAGAAGGACAGTTTTATCCAGGAAGAGCTTCTAGATGGTGGATGAAACAATCACTTGCTCACTTGAGCCAGTCCTTGAAGGCTCTTGGTTCTCACCTCACTTTGATCAAAACCCATAACACCGTTTCAGCTATCTTGGACTGTGTTCGTGCAACCGGTGCTACTAAAGTCGTCTTTAATCACCTCTACG ATCCTGTTTCGTTGGTTAGGGACCATACCGTGAAGGAGAAGCTTGTGGAACGTGGTGTCTCTGTGCAAAGCTACAACGGTGATCTATTGTATGAGCCGTGGGAGATATACTGTGAAAAGGGCAAACCTTTTACTAGTTTTAATTCTTACTGGAAGAAGTGCTTAGACATGTCTGTTGAATCCGTTGTGCTTCCTCCTCCTTGGCGCTTGGTTCCTCTCACTGCAG CAGCTGAAACTGTTTGGGCGTGTTCAATCGAAGAGCTAGGACTAGAAAACGAGGCCGAGAAGCCGAGCAACGCGTTGCTAACCAGAGCTTGGTCACCAGGGTGGAGCAACGCTGACAAGATACTAAACGAGTTCATCGAGAAGCAGCTCATAGACTACGCAAAGAACAGCAAGAAAGTCGTTGGGAACTCGACCTCGCTGCTCTCTCCCTATCTCCACTTCGGGGAGATAAGCGTCAGACGCGTGTTCCAATGCGCTAGGATGAAACAGATCATATGGACGAGAGACAAGAACGGCGAAGGAGAAGAGAGTGCTGATCTTTTCCTCAGAGGGATCGGTCTAAGAGACTATTCACGTTATATATGTTTCAACTTCCCTTTTACTCACGAGCAGTCTTTGCTGAGCCATCTCCGTTTCTTCCCTTGGGATGCTGATGTCGAGAAGTTCAAGGCGTGGAGGCAAGGCAGGACTGGTTATCCGTTGGTGGATGCTGGGATGAGAGAGCTTTGGGCTACTGGATGGATGCATAACAGGATAAGAGTGATTGTTTCGAGCTTTGCTGTGAAGTTTCTTCTCCTTCCGTGGAAATGGGGGATGAAGTATTTTTGGGATACTCTTTTGGATGCTGATTTGGAGTGTGACATCATTGGATGGCAGTATATCTCCGGGAGCTTGCCTGATGGCCACGAGCTTGATCGCTTGGACAATCCTGCA ATACAAGGCGCAAAGTATGACCCGGAAGGCGAGTACATAAGGCAATGGCTACCCGAGCTCTCGAGGTTGCCAACTGAAtggatccatcatccatgggaCGCTCCTTTAACCGTACTCAAAGCTTCCGGTGTGGAACTCGGAACAAACTACGCCAAACCCATCGTAGATATCGACACAGCTCGGGAGCTGCTAACAAAAGCCATATCAAGAACTCGTGAGGCACAAATCATGATAGGAGCAGCGCCTGATGAGATTGTAGCTGATAGCTTCGAGGCCCTAGAGGCTGCTAATACCGTTAAAGAACATGGTCTTTGCCCGTCTTCTAATGACCAGCAAGTACCGTCGGATGTTCGTTACAATGGGTCAAAGAGAGTGAAACccgttgaagaagaagaagaagaagatgaagagagagagatgaagaaacTTAGAGGATTCAATGAAGTtattagagaagaagaagaaaggggtTTGTTTTCTACTGctgagtcttcttcttcttcgagtgTTAGGAGTGTGTTCATGGTTTCTCATTCTTGCTCGCTGGTGTCAGAAGGGAAGAATTTGGAAGGTATTCAAGATTCTTCTGATCAGATTGCTACAAGTTTGGGGAAAAATGGTTAG
- the LOC108819428 gene encoding malate dehydrogenase 1, cytoplasmic gives MAKEPVRVLVTGAAGQIGYALVPMIARGIMLGADQPVILHMLDIPPAAEALNGVKMELVDAAFPLLKGVVATTDAVEGCTGVNVAVMVGGFPRKEGMERKDVMSKNVSIYKSQAAALEKHAAPNCKVLVVANPANTNALILKEFAPSIPEKNITCLTRLDHNRALGQISERLSVPVSDVKNVIIWGNHSSTQYPDVNHAKVQTSSGEKPVRELVKNDEWLNGEFITTVQQRGAAIIKARKLSSALSAASSACDHIRDWVLGTPEGTFVSMGVYSDGSYNVPSGLIYSFPVTCRNGEWSIVQGLLIDEVSRKKMDLTAEELKEEKDLAYSCLS, from the exons ATGGCGAAGGAACCAGTTCGCGTTCTCGTTACCGGCGCTGCAG GACAAATTGGATACGCTCTTGTCCCTATGATTGCGAGGGGTATCATGCTTGGTGCTGACCAGCCCGTGATCCTCCACATGTTGGATATTCCTCCTGCTGCGGAAGCTCTCAACGGTGTCAAGATGGAGTTGGTCGATGCTGCTTTCCCTCTTCTCAAAG GTGTTGTTGCTACAACTGATGCCGTTGAGGGATGTACTGGAGTCAACGTTGCTGTTATGGTTGGTGGTTTCCCCAGGAAAGAAGGTATGGAGAGGAAGGATGTCATGTCCAAGAATGTCTCCATTTACAAGTCCCAGGCTGCTGCCTTGGAGAAGCATGCCGCCCCTAACTGCAAG gtTCTTGTTGTTGCAAACCCTGCAAACACCAACGCATTGATCCTCAAGGAATTTGCACCATCCATCCCTGAGAAGAACATCACTTGTTTGACAAGGCTTGACCACAACAGGGCCTTGGGTCAGATCTCTGAGAGGTTGAGCGTGCCTGTCTCTGATGTTAAGAACGTGATCATCTGGGGTAACCACTCATCCACGCAGTACCCTGATGTCAACCACGCTAAGGTGCAGACTTCGTCTGGAGAAAAGCCTGTCCGTGAGCTCGTCAAGAACGATGAGTGGTTGAATGGAGAGTTCATCACTACGGTTCAGCAACGTGGAGCTGCAATCATCAAGGCCAGGAAGTTGTCTAGTGCACTCTCTGCTGCTAGCTCTGCATGTGACCACATCCGTGACTGGGTCCTTGGAACTCCAGAG GGGACATTTGTTTCCATGGGAGTATACTCAGATGGCTCTTACAACGTTCCATCAGGACTTATCTACTCCTTCCCTGTCACTTGCCGCAATGGAGAGTGGAGTATTGTCCAAG GGCTTCTGATCGATGAAGTATCAAGGAAGAAGATGGATTTGACTGCAGAGGAGCTGAAGGAAGAGAAGGACTTGGCCTACTCATGCCTCTCTTAA